The region ACTTGGTGGTGTCGTCGAAGCGCTCGCGGTCCTCGGCGGACTGCAGACGCTCGCGCGTCGGCTCGTTGGTGTCCTTCGTGATCAGGAAGGGCATCACATCGCGGTACGCCTGGAAGAACGGCTCCATGTCGACCACGAGGTCCTTGAGGACCGTCAGACCCTTGATGGGCTCGACCGTGATCGGCTTGGCGGGGTTGATGTCCTTGATCAGCGTCTTGCAGGCGAGGCGGTTCTTGCCGTTGATCCGCATGGCGTCCGAGCCGCAGATGCCGTGCGCGCAGGAGCGACGGAAGGTGAGGGTTCCGTCCTGGTCCCACTTGATCTTGTGGAGGGCGTCGAGGACGCGCTCCTTCGGGTCGATCTCCAGCTGGAAGTCTTCCCAGACCGCCTCCGCCCCGACCTCGGGGTTGAAGCGGCGGATGCGGAAGGTGGCGGTGATGTACGGCGAGTCGGCGAAGCCCGCCTCGGGCTGGCCGGCGCTGTCCGCCTTGTCGAGGGTCGGGGTAGCCATCAGTACTTACGCTCCATCGGCTGGTAGCGGGTCTGGACGACCGGCTTGTAGTCGAGACGGATGGACTCGGTGCCGTCGTCGCCGACCTCGCGGTACGCCATGGTGTGGCGCATGAAGTTGACGTCGTCTCGGTTCGGGTAGTCCTCGCGGTAGTGACCGCCGCGGGACTCCTTGCGGGCGAGCGCGGAGACGGCCATGACCTCGGCCAGGTCGAGCAGGTTGCCCAGCTCGATGGCCTCGAGGAGGTCCGTGTTGAACCGCTTGCCCTTGTCCTGGATCGAGACGTTCCGGTAGCGCTCGCGCAGCTCCGCGATCTTCTCGACCGCCGTCTTGATCGTCTGCTCGGTGCGGAACACCATCACGTTGGCGTCCATGCACTCCTGCAGCTCCAGGCGCAGCGCGGCGACCCGCTCCGTGCCCGTGGAGTTGCGCAGGTGCTCGACCTGCGAGACGACCTGCGAGGCCGGGTCCTCGGGCAGCTCGACGTAGTCGGCCTTCGCGGAGTACTCGGCGGCGGCGATGCCGGCGCGGCGCCCGAACACGTTGATGTCCAGGAGCGAGTTGGTGCCGAGACGGTTGGCGCCGTGCACGGACACACAGGCGACCTCGCCGGCGGCGTACAGGCCCGGCACGACGGTCGTGTTGTCGCGGAGCACCTCACCCTGGACGTTCGTCGGGATGCCGCCCATGGCGTAGTGCGCGGTGGGCTGGATCGGAATCGGGTCCGTGTAGGGCTCGATGCCGAGGTAGGTGCGCGCGAACTCCGTGATGTCCGGGAGCTTGGCGTCCAGCTGCTCCGGCGGGAGGTGCGTGAGGTCGAGGTAGACGTGGTCGCCCTCGGGACCGCAGCCGCGGCCCTCACGGATCTCCGTGTAGATGGAGCGCGAGACGACGTCACGGGACGCGAGGTCCTTCATGACCGGCGCGTACTTCTCCATGAAGCGCTCGCCGTCCTTGTTGCGGAGGATGCCGCCCTCACCGCGGGCGCCCTCCGTCAGCAGGATGCCCATGCGCCAGATGCCGGTCGGGTGGAACTGGAAGAACTCCATGTCCTCCAGCGGCAGTCCGCGACGGTAGACGGCCGCCTGGCCGTCACCCGTCAGGGTGTGCGCGTTGGAGGTCACCTTGAAGAACTTGCCGGTGCCGCCGGACGCGTAGATCACGGCCTTCGCCTGGAAGACGTGGATCTCGCCGGTCGCCAGTTCGTAGGCGACCACACCGGCCGAGTGCTTGACGCCGTCGACCTCGGTGATCAGCTGGTCGAGGACGTAGAACTCGTTGAAGAACTCCACGCCCTCCTTGACGCAGTTCTGGTACAGCGTCTGGAGGATCATGTGGCCGGTGCGGTCCGCGGCGTAGCAGGACCGGCGGACCGGGGCCTCGCCGTGGTTGCGGGAGTGACCGCCGAAGCGGCGCTGGTCGATCCGGCCCTCGGGCGTCCGGTTGAAGGGAAGGCCCATCTTCTCCAGGTCGAGGACCGAGTCGATGGCCTCCTTCGCCAGGATCTCGGCGGCGTCCTGGTCGACCAGGTAGTCACCGCCCTTGACCGTGTCGAAGGTGTGCCACTCCCAGTTGTCCTCCTCCACGTTGGCGAGCGCGGCGGCCATGCCGCCCTGCGCCGCGCCCGTGTGGGAGCGGGTGGGGTAGAGCTTCGTCAGCACGGCGGTGCGGCTGCGCTTCGTCGCCTCGATGGCGGCGCGCATGCCGGCGCCGCCGGCGCCCACGATGACGGTGTCGTACTTGTGGATCTGCATGAGTCGGTTACCTCAGCCCCGTGCCTAGCGGATGTTCGGGTCGAAGGTGAAGATCACCAGCGTGCCCAGCAGGATGGTGAACACCGTGGCGGTGTAGAGCAGGCCCTTGAGCCACAGCCGGGTGTTCGCGCGCTCCGCGTAGTCGTTGATGACCGTGCGCAGGCCGTTGGCGCCGTGCAGCATCGCGAGCCACAGCATCGCGAGGTCCCAGACCTGCCACCACGGGGAGGCCCAGCGGCCCGCGACGAACGCGAAGCCGATCTTGGAGACACCGCCGTCGAGGACGAGCTGGATGAGCAGGTGGCCGATCACCAGGACGACCAGGACGATGCCGGACAGGCGCATGAAGAGCCAGCCGTACATCTCGAAGTTGCCACGGGTGGACTTCGGGGTCTTCTTGGTGCGCTTGCGCGGGGCCTCGATGAACGGCGCCGGGTTGTCGACGCTGTACGCGGAGAACTCACCCGCGCCCTCGACGGGGCCGATACCGGAAGCGGCGGTCTCAGTAGTGGACATCTGCGTCAGCTCCCGAAGACTTCGCGGAATGCGTGACCGAGGACGGGGTAGAGGGCCCCGACCATCAGCACGACCCAGATACCGACGACGGACCAGAGCATCTGCTTCT is a window of Streptomyces sp. NBC_00271 DNA encoding:
- a CDS encoding succinate dehydrogenase iron-sulfur subunit, with the translated sequence MATPTLDKADSAGQPEAGFADSPYITATFRIRRFNPEVGAEAVWEDFQLEIDPKERVLDALHKIKWDQDGTLTFRRSCAHGICGSDAMRINGKNRLACKTLIKDINPAKPITVEPIKGLTVLKDLVVDMEPFFQAYRDVMPFLITKDTNEPTRERLQSAEDRERFDDTTKCILCAACTSSCPVFWNDGQYFGPAAIVNAHRFIFDSRDEAGEQRLEILNDKDGVWRCRTTFNCTDACPRGIEVTKAIQEVKRALITRRF
- the sdhA gene encoding succinate dehydrogenase flavoprotein subunit, yielding MQIHKYDTVIVGAGGAGMRAAIEATKRSRTAVLTKLYPTRSHTGAAQGGMAAALANVEEDNWEWHTFDTVKGGDYLVDQDAAEILAKEAIDSVLDLEKMGLPFNRTPEGRIDQRRFGGHSRNHGEAPVRRSCYAADRTGHMILQTLYQNCVKEGVEFFNEFYVLDQLITEVDGVKHSAGVVAYELATGEIHVFQAKAVIYASGGTGKFFKVTSNAHTLTGDGQAAVYRRGLPLEDMEFFQFHPTGIWRMGILLTEGARGEGGILRNKDGERFMEKYAPVMKDLASRDVVSRSIYTEIREGRGCGPEGDHVYLDLTHLPPEQLDAKLPDITEFARTYLGIEPYTDPIPIQPTAHYAMGGIPTNVQGEVLRDNTTVVPGLYAAGEVACVSVHGANRLGTNSLLDINVFGRRAGIAAAEYSAKADYVELPEDPASQVVSQVEHLRNSTGTERVAALRLELQECMDANVMVFRTEQTIKTAVEKIAELRERYRNVSIQDKGKRFNTDLLEAIELGNLLDLAEVMAVSALARKESRGGHYREDYPNRDDVNFMRHTMAYREVGDDGTESIRLDYKPVVQTRYQPMERKY
- a CDS encoding succinate dehydrogenase hydrophobic membrane anchor subunit; the encoded protein is MSTTETAASGIGPVEGAGEFSAYSVDNPAPFIEAPRKRTKKTPKSTRGNFEMYGWLFMRLSGIVLVVLVIGHLLIQLVLDGGVSKIGFAFVAGRWASPWWQVWDLAMLWLAMLHGANGLRTVINDYAERANTRLWLKGLLYTATVFTILLGTLVIFTFDPNIR